A window of the Lactuca sativa cultivar Salinas chromosome 5, Lsat_Salinas_v11, whole genome shotgun sequence genome harbors these coding sequences:
- the LOC111910095 gene encoding uncharacterized protein LOC111910095, with product MGDDIREFVSFPECKTLNEIVEKAREQEMELEFRTKQKPEQAQTTVSQAKKPKTLDSSSKGQQGRGRCAKCGRSRSGACWGTSVVVYTCGHPGHVSRDCPKKGLICFHCNKTGHKKVECPRLQEGGGVVVVPVPATLRITDGHLAKADAPAMKIHAFQLTTEEARATPDVMAGTDLFVNGMSSHVLFDSGATQSFVSLALSKKFWDASGTLGSPLEVEIADSRTVSVARVYRDCVLNVLGERFRVDLVPIPLRGMDWLGLMGP from the exons atgGGGGATGATATTCGTGAATTTGTGAGCTTTCCAGAGTGCAAAACCTTGAACGAGATTGTGGAGAAGGCCCGTGAGcaggagatggagttggagttcCGTACCAAGCAGAAACCCGAGCAGGCACAAACAACAGTAagtcaggctaaaaagcctaagaccttgGATTCATCCAGTAAGGGCCAACAGGGCCGTGGCCGatgtgccaagtgtgggagatCTCGTAGTGGAGCTTGTTGGGGGACGAGCGTGGTAGTTTATACATGTGGTCATCCAGGCCATGTgagtagggattgccccaagaagggcttgatttgtttccactgcaacaAGACTGGCCATAAAAAGGTCGAATGCCCGAGGTTGCAGGAAGGGGGAGGAGTAGTCGTAGTGCCTGTTCCCGCCACACTGAGGATAACTGATGGCCACCTTGCTAAGGCGGATGCTCCTGCGATGAAGATTCATGCATTTCAGTTGAccaccgaggaggctcgggcaaCACCAGACGTTATGGCTGGTAC ggacctttttgttAATGGTATGTCGTCTCACGTTCTattcgattcgggtgctacccaatcgtttgtatctcttgcgctaaGCAAGAAGTTTTGGGATGCGTCGGGGACTTTGGGTTCCCCGcttgaggttgagattgcggaCAGCCGCACTGTGAGTGTTGCGAGGGTGTATCGGGACTGTGTCTTGAATGTGCTTGGGGAGAGGTTTCGTGTTGATCTAGTCCCGATACCATTGCGAGGGATGGACTGGTTAGGGCTAATGGGgccatga